A genome region from Hevea brasiliensis isolate MT/VB/25A 57/8 chromosome 9, ASM3005281v1, whole genome shotgun sequence includes the following:
- the LOC110653549 gene encoding WRKY transcription factor 72A, with product MAIFDKSSSIQMETSLEKSVAVSASAEEKKMMKSNGDEDGVLLGTTKGEDVMIHVKQEENSRKRPSSMVKNQASLKHEDQLRSAKTEIGEVREENERLKQLLSKMVKDYQSLQKHFCEVVQEEEAKKSTKLTPISRDNEESELVSLSLGRNSSEPKMEEKKSSNLTDGNEDNEELNNKGLSLALDCKFEPDSTVTMKNPSSENSFDDEEPKEEEATETWPPSKMLRTTISSGDEVLQQTQTKKTRVSVRTRCDTPTMNDGCQWRKYGQKIAKGNPCPRAYYRCTVSPTCPVRKQVQRCAEDMSILITTYEGTHNHPLPLSATAMASTTSAAASMLQSRSSSSQPGLGTSVSAPASISTTNGLNFTVSQNNAIRPQQFYFPNSSISTSNSHPTITLDLTAPTSTSHFNRFPCAPRYSPTCLNFSSSSSSTSLDSNSTMQTLWNPGYSTYGALSHSRNNNGSLNNIGKHPPQDHLYQPQMQMNSQTAATSQQSLTETIAAATKVIALDPNFRSALAAAITTFVGNAGSGGSGVREHPGIGEHNSAGLSSKLGDSLTFNALYPSSHGGIGCASSYLNKSPPTQQGSLVSFPPPFPFSASKSASGSPANSRDYNKG from the exons ATGGCCATATTTGATAAAAGCAGCTCAATACAAATGGAGACTAGCTTGGAAAAGTCTGTTGCAGTGTCAGCTTCTGCAGaagagaagaagatgatgaaatcAAATGGTGATGAAGATGGAGTTCTTCTAGGAACCACCAAG GGAGAAGATGTGATGATACATGTTAAACAAGAAGAGAATAGCAGAAAGCGCCCTTCTTCCATGGTAAAAAATCAGGCCTCTCTCAAGCAT GAGGATCAGCTCAGATCAGCTAAAACTGAAATCGGTGAGGTTAGAGAAGAGAATGAAAGGTTAAAGCAATTATTATCCAAAATGGTGAAGGATTACCAGTCTCTACAGAAACATTTCTGTGAAGTTGTTCAAGAAGAAGAAGCAAAGAAATCCACCAAATTAACCCCTATCAGTCGGGATAATGAAGAATCTGAACTTGTCTCCCTCAGCCTTGGAAGAAATTCCAGTGAACCCAAAATGGAAGAGAAAAAGAGTAGTAATTTAACTGATGGAAATGaggataatgaggaattgaataaTAAAGGACTTTCACTTGCTTTGGACTGCAAATTTGAACCAGATTCAACTGTAACTATGAAGAATCCAAGTTCTGAAAATAGTTTTGATGATGAAGAACCTAAGGAAGAGGAAGCAACTGAAACATGGCCACCAAGCAAAATGTTGAGGACAACGATAAGTTCCGGTGATGAAGTGTTGCAACAAACCCAGACGAAGAAAACAAGGGTTTCAGTCAGAACCAGATGTGACACTCCAACG ATGAATGATGGATGTCAGTGGAGAAAATATGGGCAGAAAATAGCGAAAGGAAATCCATGCCCACGGGCATACTATCGTTGCACAGTCTCACCAACTTGCCCGGTGAGAAAACAG GTGCAAAGATGTGCTGAGGACATGTCAATCTTGATCACCACCTATGAAGGAACACACAACCACCCTCTTCCACTTTCAGCCACAGCGATGGCCTCCACCACTTCTGCAGCTGCATCCATGCTTCAGTCACGCTCATCTTCCTCACAGCCAGGGCTAGGGACCTCAGTTTCTGCCCCTGCTTCTATCTCCACCACCAATGGACTAAACTTCACTGTCTCCCAAAATAATGCAATAAGGCCACAGCAATTCTATTTTCCAAACTCCTCAATCTCAACTTCCAATTCACACCCTACCATTACTCTTGATCTGACGGCACCAACCAGCACCTCTCACTTTAATAGATTTCCTTGTGCTCCGAGATACTCACCAACATgtctcaacttttcttcttcatcatcttctACTTCTTTAGACTCCAACAGTACCATGCAAACATTATGGAACCCAGGCTACTCTACTTATGGGGCATTATCTCACAGTAGAAACAATAATGGGTCCTTGAATAACATCGGAAAGCACCCACCTCAAGATCATTTATACCAGCCCCAGATGCAAATGAACAGCCAGACTGCAGCTACCTCGCAACAGTCTTTGACAGAGACCATTGCAGCTGCAACCAAGGTGATTGCTTTAGATCCCAATTTCCGTTCAGCCTTGGCAGCTGCAATCACAACATTTGTTGGCAATGCGGGTAGTGGGGGTAGTGGAGTTAGAGAACATCCTGGTATAGGAGAGCATAATTCTGCAGGCCTGAGCTCGAAGTTGGGTGACTCTCTTACATTTAACGCACTCTACCCAAGTAGCCACGGAGGGATAGGGTGTGCATCAAGCTACTTGAATAAATCTCCCCCTACTCAACAAGGGAGCTTGGtttcatttcctcctccattcccATTTTCTGCTTCCAAGAGTGCCTCTGGGTCTCCCGCTAATAGTAGGGACTACAACAAGGGATGA
- the LOC110653548 gene encoding pentatricopeptide repeat-containing protein At2g13600 — MILMPEAIGYLLHQCSKITALRHGLSLHAAALKSGMLSDVVVSNHVLNMYAKCRQISYARQLFDEMPERNLVSWSAMISGYDQVGEPLLALSLFSQMQLVPNEFVFGSVISACASLSALVQGQQIHAQSLKFGCASISFVYNALISMYMKCGRCRDALRVHAGASEPNAVSYNALIAGFVDNQQPEKGVEVFKLMNQKGLVPDRFTFAGLLGICNSSDDFWRGSQLHCQMIKLALHSSAFIGNVIITMYSIFNLIGEAEKSFRLIKEKDLISWNTLITACSHCKDHERALRVFKEMSSECCVRSDDFTFASVLAACAGLASIRHGQQIHAHLIRTRQYQDVGVGNALVNMYAKCGSIRNAYEIFSRMLHHNLISWNTIIAGFGNHGLGAMALEHFEMMKAEGIKPDPVTFVGLLAACNHAGLVEEGQIYFNSMEETYGISPDMEHFCCLIDLLGRAGKLQEAQEYIKKLPFGHDPIVLGSLLSACRLHGDVVIGEHLATQLLRLQPVSSSPYVLLSNLYASDDKWGGVAEAWKMLKDSGLKKEPGYSLIDVMGIFEKFTIGDFSHSRIEEIKYILKTLNWAVDEVSLNHRTKSFE, encoded by the coding sequence ATGATATTGATGCCAGAAGCCATTGGCTACTTGTTGCACCAGTGCTCCAAAATCACGGCATTGAGACATGGTCTTTCCCTTCATGCCGCTGCTTTGAAGTCTGGCATGCTATCTGATGTTGTTGTCTCCAACCATGTTCTAAACATGTACGCTAAGTGTCGCCAGATCTCATATGCTCGACAATTGTTTGATGAGATGCCTGAAAGAAACCTTGTCTCTTGGTCAGCTATGATCTCTGGTTATGACCAAGTTGGAGAGCCTTTGTTGGCACTCAGTCTATTTTCTCAAATGCAGCTTGTGCCCAATGAATTCGTATTTGGCAGCGTTATCAGCGCCTGCGCCAGTCTTTCCGCGTTGGTTCAAGGCCAACAAATTCATGCTCAATCGCTGAAGTTTGGCTGTGCATCCATTTCTTTTGTTTACAATGCACTTATCTCAATGTACATGAAATGTGGTCGGTGTCGTGATGCCTTAAGGGTCCATGCCGGTGCATCTGAACCAAATGCTGTCTCTTATAATGCTTTGATTGCTGGATTTGTGGATAACCAACAGCCTGAAAAAGGAGTTGAAGTTTTCAAACTCATGAACCAAAAAGGTCTTGTGCCAGATAGATTTACCTTTGCTGGGCTGTTGGGAATCTGCAACAGTTCAGATGATTTTTGGAGAGGATCGCAATTGCATTGCCAAATGATTAAGCTTGCACTTCACTCCTCAGCTTTTATTGGCAATGTGATTATAACCATGTATTCAATTTTCAATTTGATAGGAGAAGCAGAGAAGTCCTTTAGACTAATTAAAGAGAAAGATCTGATTTCATGGAACACCTTAATAACTGCTTGTTCTCATTGTAAAGATCATGAAAGGGCTTTAAGGGTTTTCAAAGAGATGTCCAGTGAATGTTGTGTGAGGTCTGATGACTTTACTTTTGCCAGTGTCCTTGCTGCCTGTGCTGGGCTTGCGTCAATACGCCATGGGCAGCAGATTCATGCTCATTTAATCAGGACAAGACAGTATCAAGATGTTGGAGTTGGTAATGCCCTTGTCAACATGTATGCCAAATGTGGTTCCATTAGAAATGCTTATGAGATATTCAGTAGGATGCTCCATCACAATCTTATCTCATGGAACACCATAATTGCTGGATTTGGAAATCATGGGCTTGGAGCAATGGCCCTTGAACATTTTGAGATGATGAAGGCTGAGGGCATAAAGCCAGATCCTGTTACCTTTGTTGGACTTTTGGCAGCTTGCAATCATGCAGGGCTGGTGGAAGAGGGCCAGATTTACTTTAATTCTATGGAAGAGACCTATGGAATTTCCCCTGATATGGAGCATTTTTGTTGTCTTATTGATTTGTTAGGACGGGCTGGGAAACTACAAGAGGCACAAGAGTACATAAAAAAACTTCCTTTTGGGCATGATCCGATTGTTTTAGGGAGTTTGCTGTCTGCGTGTCGGCTGCATGGAGATGTTGTCATTGGGGAGCACTTAGCTACCCAACTTCTGAGACTTCAGCCTGTTAGTTCTTCGCCCTACGTTTTATTGTCAAACTTGTATGCTTCAGATGATAAGTGGGGTGGTGTTGCGGAGGCATGGAAGATGTTGAAAGATAGTGGATTGAAGAAGGAGCCTGGCTATAGTTTGATTGATGTAATGGGAATTTTTGAGAAGTTCACAATCGGAGATTTTTCACATTCAAGGATTGAAGAGATAAAATACATACTCAAAACTCTAAATTGGGCAGTGGATGAAGTTTCTCTGAATCATCGAACCAAATCCTTTGAATAG
- the LOC110653547 gene encoding vacuolar protein sorting-associated protein 29 — translation MVLVLAIGDLHIPHRAADLPPKFKSMLVPGKIQHIICTGNLCIKEVHDYLKSLCPDLHITRGEYDEDSRYPETKTLTIGQFKLGICHGHQVIPWGDLDSLAMLQRQLDVDILITGHTHQFKAYKHEGGVVINPGSATGAYSSFTYDVNPSFVLMDIDGLRVVVYVYELIDGEVKVDKIDFKKTATTRSSH, via the exons ATGGTGTTGGTTTTAGCTATAGGAGACCTTCACATACCTCACAGGGCAGCTGATCTGCCTCCGAAGTTCAAGTCCATGCTTGTTCCTGGCAAGATTCAACACATCATTTGCACTGGCAATCTCTGCATTAAA GAAGTGCATGATTATTTGAAGAGTCTTTGTCCTGATCTGCATATTACTCGTGGTGAATATGATGAAGATTCACGTTATCCAGAGACTAAAACCCTCACCATTGGCCAATTTAAGCTTGGAATATGCCATGGTCACCAG GTCATTCCATGGGGTGACTTGGATTCACTTGCAATGTTACAGAGGCAGCTGGATGTTGATATCCTAATAACTGGTCACACCCATCAGTTCAAAGCCTATAAGCATGAGGGTGGTGTTGTTATAAATCCTGGCTCAGCCACTGGTGCCTACAGTAGTTTCACTTACGATGTAAACCCAAGCTTTGTGCTGATGGACATTGACGGGTTGCGTGTTGTGGTTTATGTGTACGAACTAATCGATGGGGAAGTAAAGGTTGACAAAATTGATTTTAAGAAGACAGCCACTACTCGCTCATCACATTGA
- the LOC110653514 gene encoding probable serine/threonine-protein kinase PBL11, protein MGNCLRRHAHDPNQPIDDIPQRPSAGVDGIQYSRGKKNSMSLQRNTSSNTLKVVTNQCKNEACHHPLQERNTPVSASSSHKERHSQAGKDGTLVSPKDWSVSTVNKKGEVFYSHKLNCFCYSVLKSATQKFSAKNLIGQGGFGDVYKGYINLCTMDAAKPSDGGIAVAVKRLRSNRTQGHSEWENEMKFLSLLNHPNIVKLIGHCCEGEHRMLVYEYMTRGSLEAHLLRKNDTELNWKRRINIALGVARGLEYLHTRGKPVIHRDLKASNVLLGKDFNAKLSDFGLAKFGPQDDETHIITRVVGTRGYFAPEYFATGHLTLKTDVFSFGVVLLEILSGCEAIKKHSDGVATDLAQWSKPHLSNKVELHRVVDKKLGSIPMEEAQDFAEVILRCLGSNPRTRPTMTEVVADLEKLQQRMDCYNSTQLRYLHTRK, encoded by the exons ATGGGAAATTGTCTCAGGAGACATGCTCACGACCCCAACCAACCGATTGATGACATTCCTCAGCGTCCCAGTGCAG GAGTTGATGGAATCCAATATTCTCGTGGCAAGAAGAATTCTATGTCACTTCAGAGAAACACTTCTTCAAATACTCTGAAAG ttgtaacaaatcaatgCAAAAATGAAGCATGCCATCACCCACTCCAGGAGAGGAATACGCCAGTTTCCGCATCAAGTTCACACAAAG AAAGGCACAGTCAGGCTGGAAAGGATGGTACCCTGGTCAGCCCAAAAGATTGGTCGGTTTCAACGGTGAATAAGAAAGGCGAAGTTTTTTATTCCCATAAGCTGAACTGTTTTTGCTATAGTGTCTTGAAGTCTGCAACCCAAAAATTCAGTGCAAAGAATTTAATCGGCCAGGGAGGGTTTGGTGATGTTTACAAGGGATATATCAACCTATGCACCATGGACGCTGCTAAACCAAGTGATGGTGGTATTGCAGTTGCAGTCAAGAGACTCAGAAGCAATAGAACACAAGGCCACAGTGAATGGGAG aatgaaatgaaatttttgagCTTATTGAACCATCCAAACATAGTGAAATTAATAGGGCACTGCTGCGAGGGTGAGCATAGAATGTTGGTATACGAGTACATGACTAGAGGAAGCTTGGAGGCTCATCTTTTAAGAA AGAATGATACGGAGCTTAACTGGAAGAGACGAATCAATATAGCTCTGGGGGTTGCCAGAGGTCTAGAATATCTTCACACTCGGGGGAAACCAGTCATACATCGTGATCTCAAAGCCTCCAATGTGCTTCTTGGCAAG GACTTCAATGCCAAGCTCTCAGACTTTGGCCTGGCTAAGTTTGGACCACAAGATGATGAGACCCACATTATTACCAGAGTAGTTGGCACCAGAGGCTACTTCGCTCCTGAATATTTCGCAACGg GGCATTTGACCCTAAAAACTGATGTATTCAGCTTCGGAGTTGTACTACTAGAGATATTATCAGGCTGCGAAGCAATCAAGAAACATTCAGATGGGGTGGCGACGGATCTTGCACAGTGGAGTAAACCACATCTTAGCAACAAGGTGGAACTACACCGTGTTGTTGACAAGAAACTCGGGAGCATACCAATGGAAGAAGCTCAGGATTTTGCCGAAGTAATTCTTCGATGCCTCGGTTCCAACCCTAGGACCCGACCAACAATGACTGAGGTTGTAGCTGATTTGGAGAAACTACAACAAAGAATGGATTGCTACAATTCAACCCAGTTGCGTTATCTACATACAAGAAAATGA
- the LOC110653545 gene encoding probable serine/threonine-protein kinase PBL3, protein MGNCIHSSAAKVDTTQSSHTPSGASRISSKTSRSSVPSTLTIPSYSGRSNSECLPTPRTEGEILSSPNLKAFSFNELKNATRNFRPDSLLGEGGFGCVFKGWIDENTMTPAKPGSGMVVAVKKLKPEGFQGHKEWLTEVNYLGQLHHPNLVKLVGYCLEGENRLLVYEFMPKGSLENHLFRRGPQPLSWAVRMKVAIGAARGLSFLHDAKSQVIYRDFKASNILLDAEFNAKLSDFGLAKAGPTGDRTHVSTQVMGTHGYAAPEYVATGRLTAKSDVYSFGVVLLELLSGRCAVDKTKVGVEQNLVEWAKPYLGDRRKLFRIMDTKLGGQYSQKGACMAANLALQCLSTEAKVRPRMSEVLAALEQIDSPKTVAKHSQSELQTVQIPSRKSPMRHHHSPLNLTPSASPLASHRPSPRVR, encoded by the exons ATGGGAAACTGTATACATTCTTCTGCAGCTAAAGTAGATACTACGCAAAGCTCACATACTCCTTCTG GAGCCTCAAGAATTTCCAGCAAAACCAGCCGTTCTTCAGTTCCATCTACTCTAACCATCCCATCTTACAGTGGAAGGAGCAATTCTGAATGCCTTCCTACTCCAAGGACTGAAGGTGAAATATTGTCATCCCCAAATTTAAAGGCCTTCTCATTCAATGAACTAAAGAATGCCACCAGAAACTTTCGTCCTGACAGTCTTCTGGGTGAAGGTGGTTTTGGTTGTGTTTTCAAAGGATGGATTGATGAAAACACAATGACTCCTGCAAAGCCTGGATCTGGAATGGTTGTAGCTGTCAAGAAGCTTAAACCTGAAGGTTTCCAGGGTCACAAGGAGTGGTTG ACCGAAGTTAATTATCTTGGCCAACTTCATCACCCAAATCTGGTCAAACTGGTTGGTTACTGCTTGGAGGGTGAGAACCGGCTTTTGGTCTACGAGTTTATGCCAAAAGGGAGCTTAGAGAATCATCTTTTCAGAA GAGGACCACAGCCGCTATCATGGGCAGTGCGAATGAAGGTGGCCATAGGTGCTGCCAGAGGGCTATCTTTCCTTCATGATGCAAAATCCCAAGTCATATACCGTGATTTTAAGGCTTCTAATATCCTACTGGATGCG GAATTCAATGCAAAACTTTCTGATTTTGGTTTGGCCAAGGCAGGCCCCACTGGTGATAGAACTCATGTTTCAACTCAAGTCATGGGTACTCATGGCTATGCAGCACCTGAATATGTTGCTACAG GTAGGTTGACAGCCAAGAGTGATGTATACAGCTTTGGGGTTGTATTGCTTGAACTACTGTCTGGAAGATGTGCTGTCGATAAAACAAAGGTTGGTGTGGAGCAGAATCTGGTAGAGTGGGCAAAACCCTATCTTGGTGACAGGAGAAAATTATTCCGGATAATGGACACCAAGTTGGGTGGGCAGTATTCCCAGAAAGGAGCCTGTATGGCTGCTAACCTCGCCTTACAGTGTCTGAGCACTGAAGCCAAAGTTAGGCCTCGAATGTCGGAGGTGTTAGCAGCATTGGAGCAAATTGATTCCCCAAAAACTGTAGCCAAACATTCCCAATCAGAACTTCAGACTGTTCAGATACCCTCCCGGAAGTCGCCAATGAGACATCATCATTCTCCTCTTAATCTAACACCAAGTGCATCCCCATTGGCATCCCACCGGCCATCTCCACGAGTACGCTGA